One region of Sus scrofa isolate TJ Tabasco breed Duroc chromosome 3, Sscrofa11.1, whole genome shotgun sequence genomic DNA includes:
- the FAM234A gene encoding protein FAM234A, which produces MTDHKDLEAEIHPLKNDDRKSQDSPGNPAPKEPNPKPAAPAGLSRCRTVAFFLSLFAFLLAVFVVSFVIPCPDRLASGTTWSVSYNAAVAYDFLATSDINKDRIQDVLFLYKNSDGGSNVSLACAEEGFSSPCTFVAAASGANGTILWERPAAQNGALVECTGPQPRGGEAPAACILLGRPGPFIAVNLVTGETLWTHPNSFGGNTSILSPLLWVPDVDADGAPDLLVLTREEKQVNGYIYSGSTGQLVGPPGSLGVDGTSGAILHVTRTGAPYVLLPCESSLCGFSVKGLYEKATGRDSLLKTDPLWEDMLNATSHQLRLHSWGAVRYVMTIPGKAGEDLLLVTSEACMLLDGQDLAPRWTLGAAQIHRKPVLGHYKPDTLAVVIENGTGTDRQILLLDLSSGAILWSQALRGLPRDPQPASLPTADHRSAFFFWGLHEPAGANQTDPRAAPHSLYLFHPTLPGVLLELASISAHIVASRVVLLEPGRHAACILLTGPASPDVPGLVSVAKYKVQDLVPSSRVIHLVQGGPDSDQAVRNRFSRLRYRSEA; this is translated from the exons ATGACAGACCACAAGGACTTAGAAGCCGAAATCCACCCCTTGAAGAACGATGACAGGAAGTCGCAGGACAGCCCCGGAAACCCCGCGCCGAAGGAACCGAACCCGAAGCCGGCAGCGCCGGCGGGCCTGTCCCGCTGCAGGACGGTGGCCTTCTTCCTCTCGCTCTTCGCCTTCCTCCTGGCAGTGTTCGTGGTGTCCTTCGTCATCCCGTGTCCCGACCGCCTGGCCTCTGGGACCACGTGGAGCGTCAGCTACAACGCGGCAG TCGCCTATGACTTTCTGGCCACCAGCGACATAAACAAGGACAGGATCCAAGATGTCCTCTTCCTTTATAAGAACTCCGACGGCGGCAGCAACGTCAGCCTCGCCTGTGCTGAGGAAG GCTTCTCCTCCCCCTGCACCTTTGTGGCCGCTGCGTCAGGGGCCAATGGCACGATTCTCTGGGAGAGGCCGGCGGCCCAGAACGGGGCCCTGGTGGAGTGTACCGGCCCCCAGCCGAGGGGCGGCGAGGCGCCTGCTGCCTGCATCCTCCTGGGCAGACCCGGCCCTTTCATCGCGGTGAACCTGGTGACAG GGGAGACCCTGTGGACCCACCCCAACAGCTTTGGGGGGAACACGTCCATCCTGAGTCCTCTGCTCTGGGTGCCTGACGTCGACGCGGACGGCGCCCCGGACCTGCTGGTCCTCACCCGGGAGGAGAAGCAG GTTAACGGCTACATCTATTCCGGGAGCACCGGGCAGCTGGTTGGCCCCCCAGGCAGCCTGGGTGTGGACGGGACCAGTGGCGCCATCCTCCACGTCACCAGGACAGGTGCCCCCTACGTCCTGCTCCCCTGCG agagctccctctgtggcttcTCAGTGAAGGGCCTCTACGAGAAGGCGACCGGGAGGGACAGCTTGCTCAAGACAGACCCCCTCTGGGAGGACATGCTCAATGCCACCTCCCACCAGCTACGTCTGCACAG CTGGGGAGCCGTCCGCTACGTGATGACCATTCCGGGGAAGGCGGGCGAGGACCTGCTTCTCGTGACTTCGGAGGCCTGCATGCTGCTGGACGGTCAGGACCTGGCACCCCGGTGGACCCTTGGTGCAGCCCAGATCCACAG AAAACCCGTCCTCGGCCACTACAAACCTGACACCCTGGCCGTGGTTATCGAGAACGGGACCGGCACCGACAGACAG ATCCTGCTTCTGGACCTCAGCTCCGGGGCCATCCTGTGGAGCCAGGCCCTCCGGGGCCTCCCCAGGGACCCGCAGCCCGCCAGTCTGCCCACTGCAGACCACCGTTCTGCCTTCTTCTTCTGGGGCCTCCACGAGCCGGCTGGCGCCAATCAGACG GACCCCAGAGCCGCCCCGCACAGCCTGTACCTGTTCCACCCGACGCTGCCTGGCGTCCTGCTCGAGCTGGCCAGCATCTCCGCCCACATTGTCGCCTCCCGCG TGGTTCTGCTGGAGCCAGGTCGCCACGCTGCCTGTATCCTCCTGACGGGCCCGGCCAGCCCGGATGTCCCTGGCCTGGTCTCCGTGGCCAAGTACAAGGTGCAGGACCTCGTTCCGAGCAGCAGGGTGATCCACCTGGTCCAGGGTGGACCCGACAGTGACCAGGCTGTCAGGAACCGGTTCTCCCGCCTGCGGTACCGAAGCGAAGCCTAG